The proteins below are encoded in one region of Streptomyces roseirectus:
- a CDS encoding DUF6760 family protein, producing the protein MTYAPARLREEVAYVAYHFHWQREEILDLTHEERRQWVAEIARINTRVNEGG; encoded by the coding sequence GTGACGTACGCGCCCGCCCGGCTGCGGGAGGAGGTCGCGTACGTCGCCTATCACTTCCACTGGCAGCGCGAGGAGATCCTTGACCTCACGCACGAGGAGCGGCGGCAGTGGGTGGCTGAGATCGCACGGATCAACACCCGTGTGAACGAAGGGGGTTGA
- a CDS encoding phage tail protein: MATGDALSTHVFGVQLGGYLVESIQEISGLTVEEEVVEVRQVSAEGKQIIRKQPGARQAGEITITRGLDQSSEFTEWIKETLNNGAVNSARQNLTIEIKDTEGNTVRRIQLMQGWASKWEGPSLKAGESAAATETVTIVFEEIIVE; this comes from the coding sequence ATGGCAACAGGGGACGCGCTTTCCACCCACGTCTTCGGCGTACAGCTCGGCGGCTACCTCGTGGAGTCGATCCAGGAGATCAGCGGGCTGACCGTCGAGGAAGAGGTCGTCGAGGTCCGCCAGGTCAGCGCCGAGGGCAAGCAGATCATCCGCAAGCAGCCGGGTGCCCGGCAGGCCGGCGAGATCACGATCACCCGAGGACTCGACCAGAGCAGCGAGTTCACCGAGTGGATCAAGGAGACCCTGAACAACGGGGCCGTCAACTCCGCCCGGCAGAACCTCACCATCGAGATCAAGGACACCGAGGGCAACACCGTGCGCCGCATCCAGCTCATGCAGGGCTGGGCCTCCAAGTGGGAGGGCCCCTCCCTCAAGGCGGGCGAGTCGGCCGCGGCCACGGAGACGGTGACGATCGTGTTCGAGGAGATCATCGTCGAATGA
- a CDS encoding phage tail sheath family protein — translation MPTYLTPGVYVEEVQSGARPIEGVGTAVAAFVGFAGQGPFHAPTLVTSWDQYTRVFGGFVEGTYLAHAVYGYFSNGGGAAYIVRIGGSADEPAGTTSAPPKAVEPVELGGFLVAARPGVSGISVEIADADGENPPEDRFKLLVKRGDQVVETYETSSRKNVKGYVVTQTRASKLIEVTEQRGAQQTRPASQTLAVPDAPATPAANGAGEVVRIDAAEYVGDAGARTGFGGLETIDEITMVAVPDLMSAFQRGDIDAEGVRTVQLAVISHCEQMGDRVAVLDTPPGLNAQQVRAWRNDEAGYDSRYATLYYPWVRVFDPAAGHNTTVPPSGHVAGVWARSDAERGVHKAPANEVIRGAVDLELRLSKGEQDLLNPIGVNCVRAFPGRGIRIWGARTLSSDPAWRYLNVRRLFNYLEESILLGTQWVVFEPNDDRLWSSIRRNVTAFLTEEWRRGALFGRTAEEAFYVKCDRDNNPQESIDQGRVVCEIGVSPVKPAEFVVFRLAQFSDSTSLVDE, via the coding sequence ATGCCGACGTACCTCACACCAGGTGTGTATGTGGAGGAGGTGCAGTCCGGTGCTCGGCCGATCGAGGGGGTCGGGACCGCGGTTGCCGCGTTTGTCGGGTTCGCCGGGCAAGGGCCTTTTCACGCGCCCACGTTGGTGACCAGCTGGGACCAGTACACGCGGGTGTTCGGCGGGTTCGTCGAGGGGACGTACCTCGCGCACGCTGTCTACGGCTACTTCTCCAACGGGGGCGGGGCCGCGTACATCGTGCGGATCGGCGGCTCCGCGGACGAGCCCGCCGGGACGACGTCCGCTCCGCCCAAGGCCGTTGAGCCCGTCGAACTCGGCGGGTTCCTGGTCGCCGCGCGGCCCGGCGTCAGCGGAATCTCCGTGGAGATCGCGGACGCCGACGGGGAGAACCCGCCGGAGGACCGGTTCAAGCTGCTGGTCAAGCGGGGCGACCAGGTCGTGGAGACGTACGAGACGTCGTCGCGGAAGAACGTCAAGGGGTACGTGGTCACGCAGACCCGCGCCTCGAAGCTGATCGAGGTCACCGAGCAGCGCGGCGCCCAGCAGACCCGCCCGGCGAGCCAGACGTTGGCGGTCCCGGACGCCCCGGCCACGCCCGCGGCGAACGGCGCCGGCGAGGTCGTCCGCATCGACGCGGCGGAGTACGTCGGCGACGCGGGCGCGCGGACCGGCTTCGGCGGCCTGGAGACGATCGACGAGATCACGATGGTCGCCGTCCCGGACCTGATGAGCGCGTTCCAGCGCGGGGACATCGACGCCGAGGGCGTACGGACCGTGCAGCTCGCGGTGATCTCGCACTGTGAGCAGATGGGCGACCGGGTCGCCGTCCTGGACACCCCGCCCGGACTGAACGCCCAGCAGGTGCGGGCCTGGCGCAACGACGAGGCCGGGTACGACTCCCGGTACGCGACCCTGTACTACCCCTGGGTGCGGGTCTTCGACCCGGCGGCCGGGCACAACACGACCGTCCCGCCGAGCGGCCACGTCGCCGGCGTGTGGGCGCGCAGCGACGCCGAGCGCGGGGTGCACAAGGCGCCCGCGAACGAGGTGATCCGGGGCGCGGTCGACCTCGAACTGCGGCTCAGCAAGGGCGAACAGGACCTGCTGAACCCGATCGGCGTCAACTGCGTCCGCGCCTTCCCGGGCCGGGGCATCCGGATCTGGGGCGCCCGCACCCTCTCCTCGGACCCGGCGTGGCGCTACCTGAACGTCCGCCGCCTCTTCAACTACCTCGAAGAGTCCATCCTGTTGGGCACCCAGTGGGTCGTCTTCGAGCCGAACGACGACCGCCTGTGGTCCAGCATCCGGCGCAACGTCACCGCGTTCCTCACCGAGGAGTGGCGCCGGGGCGCCCTGTTCGGCCGGACCGCCGAAGAGGCGTTCTACGTGAAGTGCGACCGCGACAACAACCCGCAGGAGTCCATCGACCAGGGCCGGGTCGTCTGCGAGATCGGCGTCTCGCCGGTCAAGCCCGCGGAGTTCGTGGTGTTCCGGCTGGCCCAGTTCTCCGACAGCACCAGCCTCGTCGACGAGTAA